In Vicia villosa cultivar HV-30 ecotype Madison, WI unplaced genomic scaffold, Vvil1.0 ctg.000451F_1_1_3, whole genome shotgun sequence, the following proteins share a genomic window:
- the LOC131628403 gene encoding eukaryotic translation initiation factor 5B-like isoform X1, giving the protein MGKKKPSARDDENPPQQGGGKSKKKSQVIDDDEYSIGTELSEEPSLPQPEEKQEKPGKKKGKKGNSKSLQAKDNGDDFDEENDDDVPEIVFAGKKKGKSKKSGSGSVFSAAAGFGLLGDEGEVDNDDDEEKSELTGNGDDDEDEPVVSFTGKKKSSKGNKKGSSSFSAVSFDEIDGEDESKNDKVEDDDDEDIGPITFTGKKKKSSKSLKKAVSFSSTDIPDEDSVSVSESAKGGEDKDEDDVSLVEFTGKKKSSKKKSGSAAAKVSNEDEFGSESVDVVESEKPSANVDNGNISKSEEVVGTSKNKKKNKKKSGRTAQEEEDLDKILAELGEAPPTAKPSAPPKQDDKVQPAPEVGSVPGASGEKEGEEEIVESAAAKKKKKKKEKEKEKKAAAAAAGSSTANETAEVEAETIEPKKNDLKSKAAADKKLPKHVREKQELLARRKEAEEKQRREEEEKLRKEEEERLRLEELERQAEEAKRKKKEKEKEKLLKKKQEGKLLTGKQKEEARRLEAMRRQILNSTGGVTLPAGDSGAPTKKPIYQTKKGKSTSRNYNGAAAVKTDHSIEAKETTADLDSEEPKKVEEVESAQKEDKVELPEAVEEDRVEEDDVEDEWDARSWDDVNLNGKGAFADEEVDSEPEMIVKKEIKTGLPAKNAAGATSKTVSKHVAEEIEDRKQAKVVVEDKKKKPDPQHSAVSSKPSDANLRSPICCIMGHVDTGKTKLLDCIRGTNVQEGEAGGITQQIGATYFPAENIRDRTKELKADATLKVPGLLVIDTPGHESFNNLRSRGSGLCDIAILVVDIMHGLEPQTKESLELLKMRNTEFIVALNKVDRLYGWKTCRNAPIRKAMLQQSKDVQNEFNMRLEQIVTQFKEQGLNTALYYKNKEMGETFSIVPTSAISGEGIPDMLLLLVQWTQKTMIEKLTYSDEVQCTVLEVKVIEGHGTTIDVVLVNGVLHEGDQIVVPGMQGPIVTSIRALLTPHPMKELRVKGSYIHHKEIKAAMGIKITAQGLEHAIAGGSLYVVKPDDDLEYIKTAALEDVESVLSRIDRSGEGVCVQASTLGSLEALLEFLKTPAVNIPVSSISIGPVHKKDVMKASVMLEKKREYSTILAFDVKVTPEARELAEELGVKIFIADIIYHLFDQFKAYMENIKEEKKKESADEAVFPCVLKILPNCVFNKKDPIVLGVDILEGILKIGTPICIPSQDFIDIGRIASIENNHKPVDYAKKGQQVAIKIVGSNSEEQQKMFGRHFEMDDELVSHISRRSIDILKSDYRDELSNEEWKLVVKLKILFRIQ; this is encoded by the exons ATGGGGAAGAAGAAGCCATCGGCACGTGACGACGAGAATCCTCCGCAGCAAGGCGGTGGGAAATCGAAGAAAAAGTCTCAAGTCATCGACGACGATGAATACTCCATCGGAACTGAACTTTCAGAGGAGCCATCCTTGCCGCAGCCAGAAGAAAAGCAAGAAAAGCCAGGAAAAAAGAAAGGTAAAAAAGGTAACTCTAAATCTTTACAAGCTAAAGATAATGGTGATGATTTTGATGAGGAGAACGACGATGATGTGCCTGAAATTGTGTTTGCTGGGAAGAAAAAGGGGAAATCGAAGAAAAGTGGCAGTGGGAGTGTGTTTTCTGCTGCGGCTGGTTTTGGTTTGCTTGGGGATGAGGGGGAAGTTGATAATGATGACGATGAAGAGAAATCTGAGTTAACGGgtaatggagatgatgatgaggatgaacCAGTTGTTAGTTTTACTGGGAAGAAGAAGTCTTCAAAAGGAAACAAGAAGGGCAGTTCTTCGTTTTCAGCGGTTAGTTTTGATGAGATTGATGGAGAGGATGAGAGTAAGAATGATAAGGTAGAAGACGACGATGATGAGGATATAGGACCAATCACTTTCACAGGTAAGAAGAAGAAGTCATCCAAGTCTTTGAAGAAGGCGGTTAGTTTTTCAAGTACAGATATTCCGGATGAAGATAGTGTTTCTGTATCTGAGTCTGCTAAGGGTGGCGAAGATAAAGATGAAGACGATGTTTCCTTAGTTGAATTTACTGGTAAAAAGAAGTCATCTAAGAAGAAAAGTGGTAGTGCTGCTGCTAAAGTGAGTAATGAAGATGAGTTTGGGAGTGAAAGTGTAGATGTTGTTGAGAGTGAGAAACCTAGTGCTAATGTTGACAATGGCAATATAAGTAAGAGTGAAGAGGTTGTTGGAACttcaaaaaataagaaaaagaataagaagaagagtgGGAGAACTGCTCAAGAGGAGGAGGATTTAGATAAGATTCTTGCAGAGCTTGGTGAAGCCCCTCCTACAGCAAAACCTTCTGCTCCTCCAAAGCAGGATGATAAAGTTCAGCCTGCTCCGGAAGTTGGTTCTGTCCCTGGTGCTTCAGGGGAAAAAGAGGGAGAAGAGGAGATTGTAGAATCAGCTGCtgcaaaaaagaagaaaaagaagaaagaaaaggagaaggagaagaaggcAGCAGCAGCAGCAGCCGGAAGTTCAACGGCAAATGAAACGGCAGAAGTAGAGGCTGAGACAATtgaaccaaagaaaaatgattTGAAGTCCAAAGCAGCTGCTGACAAGAAATTGCCAAAGCATGTTAGAGAGAAGCAAGAATTACTAGCTCGAAGAAAAGAGGCTGAAGAAAaacagagaagagaagaggaggaaaagctaaggaaagaagaAGAGGAGCGACTAAGGCTAGAGGAACTTGAGAGACAGGCAGAAGAGGCTAAACGtaaaaagaaggaaaaggaaaaggaaaaacttCTGAAAAAGAAGCAAGAAGGTAAATTGTTAACTGGTAAGCAGAAGGAAGAAGCCCGGCGATTGGAGGCAATGAGGAGGCAGATTCTCAATAGCACAGGGGGTGTGACTCTCCCCGCTGGGGACAGTGGTGCACCAACCAAGAAACCCATTTATCAGACGAAGAAGGGGAAATCAACTAGTCGAAATTATAATGGTGCTGCTGCTGTCAAGACAGACCACAGTATTGAAGCAAAGGAAACTACTGCTGATTTGGATTCAGAGGAACCAAAGAAGGTTGAAGAAGTGGAGTCGGCGCAGAAGGAGGATAAAGTTGAACTTCCGGAAGCTGTTGAAGAGGATAGAGTGGAAGAAGATGATGTTGAGGATGAATGGGACGCCAGAAGCTGGGATGATGTCAATCTGAATGGTAAGGGTGCATTTGCTGATGAAGAAGTTGACTCTGAGCCTGAAATGATTGTCAAAAAAGAGATTAAAACTGGCCTACCTGCTAAAAATGCTG CAGGTGCTACAAGTAAAACTGTTTCGAAGCATGTCGCCGAAGAAATTGAAGATAGAAAACAGGCCAAAGTTGTGGTTGAGGACAAAAAGAAAAAGCCCGACCCACAACATTCTGCTGTGTCTTCTAAGCCGAGTGATGCAAACCTCCGATCACCAATATGCTGCATCATGGGTCATGTGGACACTGGCAAAACCAAGCTTCTGGATTGTATTCGAGGTACCAATGTTCAAGAAGGTGAGGCTGGCGGTATCACCCAACAGATTGGCGCAACATACTTTCCTGCTGAGAACATACGTGATAGAACTAAGGAATTGAAAGCTGATGCAACACTGAAAGTTCCAGGTCTACTGGTTATTGATACCCCAGGCCACGAGTCATTCAATAATCTGAGGTCTCGGGGTTCAGGTCTATGTGATATTGCAATCTTGGTTGTTGACATTATGCATGGCTTAGAGCCACAAACTAAAGAGTCACTTGAACTATTAAAAATGAGGAACACAGAATTCATTGTTGCATTGAATAAG GTTGATAGGCTTTATGGCTGGAAAACATGTCGCAATGCTCCAATTCGTAAAGCAATGTTGCAGCAGTCTAAGGATGTTCAAAATGAGTTCAATATGAGGCTCGAACAG ATTGTTACCCAGTTCAAGGAACAGGGGCTAAATACTGCATTGTATTATAAAAACAAAGAAATGGGAGAAACATTCAGCATTGTGCCCACAAGTGCAATAAG CGGTGAAGGAATCCCAGATATGTTATTACTATTGGTTCAGTGGACCCAAAAGACCATGATTGAGAAACTTACATACAGTGATGAAGTGCAG TGTACAGTTTTGGAAGTCAAGGTTATTGAAGGCCATGGAACTACTATTGACGTTGTTTTAGTTAACGGCGTCCTTCATGAAGGAGATCAAATAGTTGTACCTGGAATGCAG GGTCCAATTGTTACCTCAATTCGAGCTTTATTGACACCTCATCCAATGAAGGAACTTCGTGTTAAG GGATCATATATCCATCACAAAGAAATCAAAGCTGCGATGGGCATCAAGATCACTGCCCAG GGACTTGAACATGCTATTGCTGGCGGAAGTTTATATGTGGTGAAGCCTGATGATgatttagaatatattaaaacagCAGCCTTAGAAGACGTGGAGTCAGTCTTGAGCAGGATTGATAGGAGTGGTGAGGGCGTTTGTGTCCAGGCATCAACCCTTGGCTCATTGGAAGCATTACTGGAGTTTTTGAAAACTCCAGCAGTGAATATTCCAGTTAGTTCTATAAGCATAGGCCCTGTACATAAGAAGGATGTGATGAAAGCCAGTGTAATGCTTGAAAAGAAACGAGAGTATTCCACTATATTGGCATTCGATGTCAAAGTCACCCCTGAAGCCAGGGAACTTGCAGAGGAATTGGGCGTTAAAATATTTATTGCCGATATCATTTATCATCTATTTGATCAATTTAAGGCTTACATGGAAAACATTAAGgaggagaaaaagaaagaatcgGCTGATGAGGCAGTCTTCCCATGTGTTCTAAAGATCTTACCAAACTGTGTTTTCAACAAGAAGGATCCGATTGTTTTGGGAGTTGATATCCTTGAAGGCATTTTAAAG ATCGGAACTCCAATTTGTATTCCATCCCAAGATTTCATTGACATTGGACGCATTGCCTCCATTGAGAATAACCACAAACCAGTTGATTATGCAAAGAAAGGGCAGCAAGTAGCCATTAAG ATTGTTGGCAGCAATTCTGAGGAACAGCAGAAAATGTTCGGCAGACATTTTGAGATGGATGATGAACTTGTAAGCCATATTTCACGGAGATCTATTGATATTCTCAAATCTGATTATCGG GATGAACTAAGTAATGAAGAATGGAAGCTGGTGGTGAAGTTGAAGATTCTTTTCAGGATACAATGA
- the LOC131628403 gene encoding eukaryotic translation initiation factor 5B-like isoform X2 → MGKKKPSARDDENPPQQGGGKSKKKSQVIDDDEYSIGTELSEEPSLPQPEEKQEKPGKKKGKKGNSKSLQAKDNGDDFDEENDDDVPEIVFAGKKKGKSKKSGSGSVFSAAAGFGLLGDEGEVDNDDDEEKSELTGNGDDDEDEPVVSFTGKKKSSKGNKKGSSSFSAVSFDEIDGEDESKNDKVEDDDDEDIGPITFTGKKKKSSKSLKKAVSFSSTDIPDEDSVSVSESAKGGEDKDEDDVSLVEFTGKKKSSKKKSGSAAAKVSNEDEFGSESVDVVESEKPSANVDNGNISKSEEVVGTSKNKKKNKKKSGRTAQEEEDLDKILAELGEAPPTAKPSAPPKQDDKVQPAPEVGSVPGASGEKEGEEEIVESAAAKKKKKKKEKEKEKKAAAAAAGSSTANETAEVEAETIEPKKNDLKSKAAADKKLPKHVREKQELLARRKEAEEKQRREEEEKLRKEEEERLRLEELERQAEEAKRKKKEKEKEKLLKKKQEGKLLTGKQKEEARRLEAMRRQILNSTGGVTLPAGDSGAPTKKPIYQTKKGKSTSRNYNGAAAVKTDHSIEAKETTADLDSEEPKKVEEVESAQKEDKVELPEAVEEDRVEEDDVEDEWDARSWDDVNLNGKGAFADEEVDSEPEMIVKKEIKTGLPAKNAGATSKTVSKHVAEEIEDRKQAKVVVEDKKKKPDPQHSAVSSKPSDANLRSPICCIMGHVDTGKTKLLDCIRGTNVQEGEAGGITQQIGATYFPAENIRDRTKELKADATLKVPGLLVIDTPGHESFNNLRSRGSGLCDIAILVVDIMHGLEPQTKESLELLKMRNTEFIVALNKVDRLYGWKTCRNAPIRKAMLQQSKDVQNEFNMRLEQIVTQFKEQGLNTALYYKNKEMGETFSIVPTSAISGEGIPDMLLLLVQWTQKTMIEKLTYSDEVQCTVLEVKVIEGHGTTIDVVLVNGVLHEGDQIVVPGMQGPIVTSIRALLTPHPMKELRVKGSYIHHKEIKAAMGIKITAQGLEHAIAGGSLYVVKPDDDLEYIKTAALEDVESVLSRIDRSGEGVCVQASTLGSLEALLEFLKTPAVNIPVSSISIGPVHKKDVMKASVMLEKKREYSTILAFDVKVTPEARELAEELGVKIFIADIIYHLFDQFKAYMENIKEEKKKESADEAVFPCVLKILPNCVFNKKDPIVLGVDILEGILKIGTPICIPSQDFIDIGRIASIENNHKPVDYAKKGQQVAIKIVGSNSEEQQKMFGRHFEMDDELVSHISRRSIDILKSDYRDELSNEEWKLVVKLKILFRIQ, encoded by the exons ATGGGGAAGAAGAAGCCATCGGCACGTGACGACGAGAATCCTCCGCAGCAAGGCGGTGGGAAATCGAAGAAAAAGTCTCAAGTCATCGACGACGATGAATACTCCATCGGAACTGAACTTTCAGAGGAGCCATCCTTGCCGCAGCCAGAAGAAAAGCAAGAAAAGCCAGGAAAAAAGAAAGGTAAAAAAGGTAACTCTAAATCTTTACAAGCTAAAGATAATGGTGATGATTTTGATGAGGAGAACGACGATGATGTGCCTGAAATTGTGTTTGCTGGGAAGAAAAAGGGGAAATCGAAGAAAAGTGGCAGTGGGAGTGTGTTTTCTGCTGCGGCTGGTTTTGGTTTGCTTGGGGATGAGGGGGAAGTTGATAATGATGACGATGAAGAGAAATCTGAGTTAACGGgtaatggagatgatgatgaggatgaacCAGTTGTTAGTTTTACTGGGAAGAAGAAGTCTTCAAAAGGAAACAAGAAGGGCAGTTCTTCGTTTTCAGCGGTTAGTTTTGATGAGATTGATGGAGAGGATGAGAGTAAGAATGATAAGGTAGAAGACGACGATGATGAGGATATAGGACCAATCACTTTCACAGGTAAGAAGAAGAAGTCATCCAAGTCTTTGAAGAAGGCGGTTAGTTTTTCAAGTACAGATATTCCGGATGAAGATAGTGTTTCTGTATCTGAGTCTGCTAAGGGTGGCGAAGATAAAGATGAAGACGATGTTTCCTTAGTTGAATTTACTGGTAAAAAGAAGTCATCTAAGAAGAAAAGTGGTAGTGCTGCTGCTAAAGTGAGTAATGAAGATGAGTTTGGGAGTGAAAGTGTAGATGTTGTTGAGAGTGAGAAACCTAGTGCTAATGTTGACAATGGCAATATAAGTAAGAGTGAAGAGGTTGTTGGAACttcaaaaaataagaaaaagaataagaagaagagtgGGAGAACTGCTCAAGAGGAGGAGGATTTAGATAAGATTCTTGCAGAGCTTGGTGAAGCCCCTCCTACAGCAAAACCTTCTGCTCCTCCAAAGCAGGATGATAAAGTTCAGCCTGCTCCGGAAGTTGGTTCTGTCCCTGGTGCTTCAGGGGAAAAAGAGGGAGAAGAGGAGATTGTAGAATCAGCTGCtgcaaaaaagaagaaaaagaagaaagaaaaggagaaggagaagaaggcAGCAGCAGCAGCAGCCGGAAGTTCAACGGCAAATGAAACGGCAGAAGTAGAGGCTGAGACAATtgaaccaaagaaaaatgattTGAAGTCCAAAGCAGCTGCTGACAAGAAATTGCCAAAGCATGTTAGAGAGAAGCAAGAATTACTAGCTCGAAGAAAAGAGGCTGAAGAAAaacagagaagagaagaggaggaaaagctaaggaaagaagaAGAGGAGCGACTAAGGCTAGAGGAACTTGAGAGACAGGCAGAAGAGGCTAAACGtaaaaagaaggaaaaggaaaaggaaaaacttCTGAAAAAGAAGCAAGAAGGTAAATTGTTAACTGGTAAGCAGAAGGAAGAAGCCCGGCGATTGGAGGCAATGAGGAGGCAGATTCTCAATAGCACAGGGGGTGTGACTCTCCCCGCTGGGGACAGTGGTGCACCAACCAAGAAACCCATTTATCAGACGAAGAAGGGGAAATCAACTAGTCGAAATTATAATGGTGCTGCTGCTGTCAAGACAGACCACAGTATTGAAGCAAAGGAAACTACTGCTGATTTGGATTCAGAGGAACCAAAGAAGGTTGAAGAAGTGGAGTCGGCGCAGAAGGAGGATAAAGTTGAACTTCCGGAAGCTGTTGAAGAGGATAGAGTGGAAGAAGATGATGTTGAGGATGAATGGGACGCCAGAAGCTGGGATGATGTCAATCTGAATGGTAAGGGTGCATTTGCTGATGAAGAAGTTGACTCTGAGCCTGAAATGATTGTCAAAAAAGAGATTAAAACTGGCCTACCTGCTAAAAATGCTG GTGCTACAAGTAAAACTGTTTCGAAGCATGTCGCCGAAGAAATTGAAGATAGAAAACAGGCCAAAGTTGTGGTTGAGGACAAAAAGAAAAAGCCCGACCCACAACATTCTGCTGTGTCTTCTAAGCCGAGTGATGCAAACCTCCGATCACCAATATGCTGCATCATGGGTCATGTGGACACTGGCAAAACCAAGCTTCTGGATTGTATTCGAGGTACCAATGTTCAAGAAGGTGAGGCTGGCGGTATCACCCAACAGATTGGCGCAACATACTTTCCTGCTGAGAACATACGTGATAGAACTAAGGAATTGAAAGCTGATGCAACACTGAAAGTTCCAGGTCTACTGGTTATTGATACCCCAGGCCACGAGTCATTCAATAATCTGAGGTCTCGGGGTTCAGGTCTATGTGATATTGCAATCTTGGTTGTTGACATTATGCATGGCTTAGAGCCACAAACTAAAGAGTCACTTGAACTATTAAAAATGAGGAACACAGAATTCATTGTTGCATTGAATAAG GTTGATAGGCTTTATGGCTGGAAAACATGTCGCAATGCTCCAATTCGTAAAGCAATGTTGCAGCAGTCTAAGGATGTTCAAAATGAGTTCAATATGAGGCTCGAACAG ATTGTTACCCAGTTCAAGGAACAGGGGCTAAATACTGCATTGTATTATAAAAACAAAGAAATGGGAGAAACATTCAGCATTGTGCCCACAAGTGCAATAAG CGGTGAAGGAATCCCAGATATGTTATTACTATTGGTTCAGTGGACCCAAAAGACCATGATTGAGAAACTTACATACAGTGATGAAGTGCAG TGTACAGTTTTGGAAGTCAAGGTTATTGAAGGCCATGGAACTACTATTGACGTTGTTTTAGTTAACGGCGTCCTTCATGAAGGAGATCAAATAGTTGTACCTGGAATGCAG GGTCCAATTGTTACCTCAATTCGAGCTTTATTGACACCTCATCCAATGAAGGAACTTCGTGTTAAG GGATCATATATCCATCACAAAGAAATCAAAGCTGCGATGGGCATCAAGATCACTGCCCAG GGACTTGAACATGCTATTGCTGGCGGAAGTTTATATGTGGTGAAGCCTGATGATgatttagaatatattaaaacagCAGCCTTAGAAGACGTGGAGTCAGTCTTGAGCAGGATTGATAGGAGTGGTGAGGGCGTTTGTGTCCAGGCATCAACCCTTGGCTCATTGGAAGCATTACTGGAGTTTTTGAAAACTCCAGCAGTGAATATTCCAGTTAGTTCTATAAGCATAGGCCCTGTACATAAGAAGGATGTGATGAAAGCCAGTGTAATGCTTGAAAAGAAACGAGAGTATTCCACTATATTGGCATTCGATGTCAAAGTCACCCCTGAAGCCAGGGAACTTGCAGAGGAATTGGGCGTTAAAATATTTATTGCCGATATCATTTATCATCTATTTGATCAATTTAAGGCTTACATGGAAAACATTAAGgaggagaaaaagaaagaatcgGCTGATGAGGCAGTCTTCCCATGTGTTCTAAAGATCTTACCAAACTGTGTTTTCAACAAGAAGGATCCGATTGTTTTGGGAGTTGATATCCTTGAAGGCATTTTAAAG ATCGGAACTCCAATTTGTATTCCATCCCAAGATTTCATTGACATTGGACGCATTGCCTCCATTGAGAATAACCACAAACCAGTTGATTATGCAAAGAAAGGGCAGCAAGTAGCCATTAAG ATTGTTGGCAGCAATTCTGAGGAACAGCAGAAAATGTTCGGCAGACATTTTGAGATGGATGATGAACTTGTAAGCCATATTTCACGGAGATCTATTGATATTCTCAAATCTGATTATCGG GATGAACTAAGTAATGAAGAATGGAAGCTGGTGGTGAAGTTGAAGATTCTTTTCAGGATACAATGA